The genomic segment AAAAGCAAACGTCCGATCGAGGATCACTTTGACTCTAATCCAGAATTAGAAGCAAATCTAAAAGCTAAAGGTAAAATGGAATTATTAGAACTAGTTGAAGAAACAACTGGATTAAATCTATTCTTTGTTCGTCAATCTTATCCAAAAGGTTTAGGCGATGCGGTATTACAAGCTAAAGCATTTGTTGGAAATGAACCTTTTGTGGTCATGCTTGGAGATGACTTGATGGAAGATGAAGTTCCATTAACTAAACAATTGATCAATGGATACGATAAAACACATGCATCTAACATCGCAGTTATGAAGGTACCGCATGAAGAAACTTCTAAATATGGAATTATCGACATCGAAGGACAAGTTGATGAGTCTACGTATAACGTTCGTCGCTTTGTTGAAAAGCCAAATCCAGAAGATGCACCAAGTGATTTAGCAATCATTGGTCGTTACTTATTAACTCCTGAGATTTTCGATATTTTAGAAACTCAAGAACCAGGTGCTGGAAATGAAATCCAATTGACAGATGCAATTGATACTTTGAACAAAACACAACGCGTGTTTGCTCACGAGTTTAAAGGTACTCGTTACGATGTCGGAGACAAATTCGGTTTCTTAAAAACAAGTATCCAATATGGATTAAAACATCCAGAAATCAAAGATTCATTAAATGAATACATTATTGAATTGGGCAAGAAATTAGAAAACGAATAAAATTAGATAGTCTAACAAAAAAAGATGAACGCATAGCGGTTCATCTTTTTTTTGCATTTACCCTAACGGACAAGACCTATTAAAAAAGCTCTCTATATGATATACTGATAAGCAAATGTTCACCAAGAGGAGGATTGCACATGTCTGAAATAGAAAATCAACAAGCAAGGATCATAGAAGTTATTCCAACAAGCGAGTTTTATTTTAAACGCGGAATAGCAGCATTTCAAAAGAATGAAATGGACCGTGCAAAAAAATACTTCTCGCGAGCAGTCACCTTGTCTAAAAATGAAGAAGAGACTATTTTTGCCTCTTGTCAGTTAGCTATTTGCTATCAACATACCGGTAATTACGATGAATCTATTGAAATCTTAGATGATTTGATTGAAAATAGCGGCGATATTTTTGCAGAGTCTTATTATTTTCAAGCAAACAACTATGCTTTTATAGAAGATTTAGAACAGTCATTGGTATTAGTAGAACAATACCTTGCACTTGACCCGGACGGTGATTTTTTTGAAGAAGCAACTGAACTGCAAGAGACACTAAAAATGGAATTAAATGAATTCTAATTGAATGATTAAATTACTTCTAATTTGTAAGCAAATGTGTAGTAATTTTAGTTAGAAAGATGTAAAGTAAGATGAAATGATTAAGGGAAATGAGGGGTTAATAAAATGGAAACAGAAGAAAAAATTTATGATGTTGTCGTTATTGGAAGCGGCCCAGCAGGCATGACAGCTGCTTTATACGCTTCAAGATCTAACTTGTCTACGCTTATGTTAGAACGTGGAGTACCCGGCGGACAAATGATCAATACTGCAGAAATCGAAAATTATCCTGGATTCAATAGTATCTTAGGACCAGAATTATCTGAAAAAATGTTTGAAGGTTCTAAACAATTTGGTGCTGAATATGCTTATGCTGATGTACAAGAAATTCAACAAGGGGTAGAATACAAAACTATTATTGCAGGAAAAAAAGTCTTTAAGACACGTTCGATCATTATTGCAACAGGTGCAGAACACCGTAAGTTAGATGTCAGCGGTGAAAATGAATACAACGGTCGTGGAGTATCTTACTGTGCTGTTTGTGATGGCGCATTTTTCCGTAATAAAGAGTTGGTTGTTGTTGGCGGAGGAGATTCTGCTGTTGAAGAAGGAACGTATTTAACTCAATTTGCCAAAAAAGTAACGATTATTCACCGTCGTGATGAATTAAGAGCCCAAAAAATTCTTCAAGAACGTGCTTTTAAAAATGAAAAAGTTGACTTTATTTGGGATTCTACAGTAGAAAACATTTACGGAGATAACAACAAAGTGCAAGGTGTTAAAATCAGAAATGTTCATACAAATGAAGTGAAAGAATTTGCAGCAGATGGTGCATTTATTTATGTAGGAATTTTACCAAATACAGACAAATTCAGAGATTTAGGTATCACAGATGAAGAAGGATGG from the Carnobacterium inhibens subsp. inhibens DSM 13024 genome contains:
- the trxB gene encoding thioredoxin-disulfide reductase: METEEKIYDVVVIGSGPAGMTAALYASRSNLSTLMLERGVPGGQMINTAEIENYPGFNSILGPELSEKMFEGSKQFGAEYAYADVQEIQQGVEYKTIIAGKKVFKTRSIIIATGAEHRKLDVSGENEYNGRGVSYCAVCDGAFFRNKELVVVGGGDSAVEEGTYLTQFAKKVTIIHRRDELRAQKILQERAFKNEKVDFIWDSTVENIYGDNNKVQGVKIRNVHTNEVKEFAADGAFIYVGILPNTDKFRDLGITDEEGWISTNETMETSQPGIFAIGDVRLTPLRQVATAVGDGSLAGNAVFHYVEKLKENLATKVVN
- the galU gene encoding UTP--glucose-1-phosphate uridylyltransferase GalU; this translates as MQKVRKAIIPAAGLGTRFLPATKAMAKEMLPIVDKPTIQFIVEEAINSGIEDILIVTGKSKRPIEDHFDSNPELEANLKAKGKMELLELVEETTGLNLFFVRQSYPKGLGDAVLQAKAFVGNEPFVVMLGDDLMEDEVPLTKQLINGYDKTHASNIAVMKVPHEETSKYGIIDIEGQVDESTYNVRRFVEKPNPEDAPSDLAIIGRYLLTPEIFDILETQEPGAGNEIQLTDAIDTLNKTQRVFAHEFKGTRYDVGDKFGFLKTSIQYGLKHPEIKDSLNEYIIELGKKLENE
- a CDS encoding tetratricopeptide repeat protein, with amino-acid sequence MSEIENQQARIIEVIPTSEFYFKRGIAAFQKNEMDRAKKYFSRAVTLSKNEEETIFASCQLAICYQHTGNYDESIEILDDLIENSGDIFAESYYFQANNYAFIEDLEQSLVLVEQYLALDPDGDFFEEATELQETLKMELNEF